Proteins from a single region of Punica granatum isolate Tunisia-2019 chromosome 8, ASM765513v2, whole genome shotgun sequence:
- the LOC116189159 gene encoding uncharacterized protein LOC116189159, which translates to MALQWMLLTYAVAAEAVVAILLTLPSPKLLKYRIVSFVSLILQSALFVVPFAGFQLLDLYWKNEHRLMCTSEVCTAAERDRYEKSIYKAQRNVILCASACLLYWCIYRICKFYKKIQSLEEAEKRMKDQ; encoded by the exons ATGGCTCTGCAGTGGATGCTACTGACCTACGCGGTGGCAGCTGAGGCTGTTGTGGCGATCCTGCTGACTCTCCCGTCGCCGAAGCTCTTAAAGTACCGCATCGTCTCCTTCGTGTCCCTCATCCTTCAGTCGGCGCTCTTCGTCGTCCCCTTCGCCGGGTTTCAGCTCCTCG ATCTGTACTGGAAGAACGAGCACCGCTTGATGTGCACCTCGGAGGTCTGCACCGCCGCCGAGAGAGATCGCTACGAGAAATCG ATCTATAAAGCCCAAAGGAATGTGATTTTGTGTGCTTCAGCGTGCCTCCTCTATTG GTGTATCTATCGGATATGCAAATTCTACAAGAAGATTCAGAGCTTGGAGGAAGCAGAAAAGAGGATGAAAGACCAGTAA